Sequence from the Zeugodacus cucurbitae isolate PBARC_wt_2022May chromosome 2, idZeuCucr1.2, whole genome shotgun sequence genome:
gaTGTAAACGTTTGTACAACGTTAGTATGTACCTATACACACATTAtatctacaaaataaaaaataatttgctaaGCATTGTTTTCCGTTAACTGACGAAGTTTGTCAGAACTAAATATCGTTTCGAAAGTTAAATTGATCTGGCGTTCAAAATAAGTTAACGGTATAATATGAGAGTCTAGAAGaaaacattaattatattatattggcaatgtatgtgtgaatgtgaTTGTATGTGTCTTCAAATTTGAATGCAAaagttatattttgaatatttgcaaACTCCGGTAAAAAGTCGAAGTTTAGTTAAAATATAGTTTaagataataacattaaatgcaGAGTATTTTCAGTTTCAAGTAGCTAATTTAATACAGAACTATCTCTTCTGCTTTTCTAACGCATCGCAACTtggtttaaaattcattttatgaaatatgaaatatttgaatatattgccTCTATTCACCACGGTGAGATTCATACACttcactaaatatgtaaataactgCGCGAAAGCATATATCCAACTACTACTTCATTCAACAGAAGCCTGGATTTGTGTGTTCTATAACGCAGCGCTTACAGTACTTCTTCACCGCCCGATAGCCCTCGATCGATATCTGACAATCCTGTATATTCAATTGTTGTAGGCCACGGCAGTAGTAAGCGATACACTGTACACCGCGGTCTGTTATCATATCACAATTCCGCAAACTGAGCTTCTTCAAATTCGGACAGCTTTCGGCGAGTGCACGCAGACCCGCATCGCTTACATCGCACTTTCCTATGTCGAGTGCACGCAGTCGCGGGCAGGAATGTGCCAATACCGTGATGGAATCATCGCTAACTGCTTCACAGCCGCGCGCATTCAGATAGCGCAGCTTATAGCAACGACGCGCGATTACTTTGAGACCAGCATCGGAGACACGATCACACTTCGCCACGGAGAGGTACCGTAGAATAGCGCCCAGTTTTGCGAGTTCATATAGGCCGAAATCTGTAATGTTCACGCAATCGGATATGCTGAGCTCCTTGAGAGCGATACAAAAACTCGGCACGAATTTCAAGCCGGCATCTGAAAGCAGATTATATTAAAAGATTGCACATTAGAATGTAGTTGATATTGCCGGTAATATTCACCTGTGATTTTGATACAACGTCTCAGGTAGAGATACACCAGTTGTGGACAGTTTTTCACCACGATTTTAAGTCCGACATCGTCTAGGACAACGCAATCCGTAAGATCTAAATATTGTAGCAGCAGACGGCGTGGTTGTTCCAAATTTGGGTGCGTGCTAATGCTGACTACCTGCGTGCAACCTGGAAGATATAGAAGAGAAGATATAATATACTCCTTTCTAGCTTGAATACGTATTTTTTGCTAAACTCTTGCCGGCGTACTTACCCGTCACATCGAGATGTTGCAAATTTGTACATTTCGTAAGTACATCCATGAGCGCTTGATTGGTTACTTGCATGCATGTTTGCAGCTGCAGATGTGTCAATTCCGGACAGCGTCGTGTTAATAACTGTAAACCTTTGTCGGATATTCGACAGCCTTCAGAAAGCATTACGCGTTCTACTTCCGGGCACGAGCCGTTACATGTTTGCCCGCATAATTGCCGGAAAATCATTTTTAGCGTCTTATCGCCATTCAAATGTTCGCCTTTCAGCGAGATCACCTTCCAGAGTACGGGGCGCCAGGCGAGTTGATCGAAACGTCGACACACGCGCGCCAAAATGCACAATTCACAACTGTCGAACCAGTTGAAAATCTTCAAAACGACATCGTCGGGCAGCCGATCGAAGAGTGGACCCGAACGGAAGGTTTTCTTATTCCAAGGGGGCGGCACGACATTGTCGTGTCGTGTGCGCGTCACTGCGGTTAAAGTAGTGGTCGACGGTGGTGGATGGTGAACGATGCTATGCGTTGTGATTGTGTTCGGATGATGACCTGTTGGCGAGGGCGAAACGAGCGTGGCATAACCTTGATCTAGACTAGGTGAGAAGCGCCCGATGTTGCAGAGTCCATCGGAAAGACTTTTCACTTTGGTATGATGGAAACGTTGATCCAGCGCAAGGTTAGAGGATGCCGTATTGTTGCTGGTGCTGCCAAAATTTTCCAAATGATTGGACGAGCTGAATGCATCGGTCGGCGAACCGGTACGATTTAGCAGGTAACGATCGGAACCGCTCGTTTCGCTCGGACTGGAGGTGTGATGACGCATGTAGTGCGCGTCTAGCAAAAGAAAGGTACATATAAGaagaatactaaaaaaatagtaGGGTTATTAATACTCACCCGCTAACCGTTCGGCTCCACTATTGTAATTGCATATATTACGCAGTCCGTCCTCAAGGAAATAGCGCTCATTCTGAAAATGACTCGCCTCCGAACCCAAAGGAAGTGCGCGTATCGCATTACCCAAGTACAGCGCGTCCATTTTCTTTTCCAAAAAGTATTGCATATTTCGTGTGCTACCACCATTGACCGTACTTGACACCGTCGGCACACTGCAACGCCCACCTTGATGTCTGGTTATGCGTCCGCCCGTTGTGCCTCCGCTATGTGAACCACTATGCGGCAGCTGATACATTTCTGGCAGCGTGTGATTACGTTGCTCGGTCGCATTCAAAGATGATGCGACTGCCGCAGCGCTTTCCGCATCCTCTTCAATATTAACCAATTCATTGAGCAGTCCATCCACCGTATCACCTTGTTGCGATGCTGATGGTGTGTAGATGATATCGTCCGCATCGATGCTGAGATCCGGCGATTTGCGTGACATCTGATACACCTGTGGATCGAGTGGACTGGAACTGAGTGGATGGTGATATGGCGGTTGATGATGCCCCGTCAGCGAATCGATGACGGCGCTACTGTTGCGTCCCAATGAGGCCAACGGACACTCGAGACTCGTAGGCGCTTGTGCGCGGCGTGCCGTCTGATGCGACATGCTGAACGCGTGGGCGGTGAGAAAAATCAAAGCAGCTTTGACAACAGCGACAAGGAAAACACGTAAAAAGGCGTTAGAAGCGGCCTAAAGTTGATGCTGAGctgcaaaaagaaagaaattgttgtaaattttagaatttcaaattataaaatccGGTAATTTAATGATTCTCTAGAAGTTTAGCTttctaaatattctttaaaaaggAGATGTTTGTCAGAAAAATTGATCCTTGGATTATTGAGGGAAACTTAATGATAGGGAAAGCTGTCAAACTCAAATTTCAATAGGCAAACCTAAACGGAAGTATTTTTGGACAATTACATCGATAGTAGAGACTCCATAGTATCAGacaactttggctttggctttAAACATTTCTGATTAAAACCCGAGATTTATCGAACTCGCGAAATTGTGTCGCTTCGAATTATATGTACGAAGTTGTGTATTTGCTACTCCAGAATAACTCAATCAACTTGTTTGTTCGAGTTCTAGCGATATGAGTAGTCGGGCTAAATTCGCATCCAAAGAACCTTCATGGAAAACCAAAAGCTGTGTCGATTTTATAAATATCCCTCCTTAgatgtagatttgtatatttgtaatcgCAATTTTGTACACTTTCTGCTTTGCTTCAATGTTCCAATTTACAAGAACTCGCCTGTAACCAATCTCCAAGCAGCGATCTCTCGAACATCAAAAAGTACATCGATCTCGTGAGACTATGGCAGCGAGAAAATTATGGGGCGCTTCAGCTGCTCCCGAgagtttattgcatttttacatTAAACCAAGCAATTGCAAGCgttattacaataatatttgttgttgttatgctgcTGGTCCTTTTCATAcaagaaaatatgcaaatcaaCTGACGGACACGATCAATACGCTTACGTTACGTGCACGTAAGTGTGTATGCCGTGAGTGCGTGTTATGAGGCGACTAATCTACATGTGTATggcataaacaacaacagcgacaacactaacaaaaacagcaacattgTAAACCAAATCCATTGATGCCGCAAAATTACGACAGCTGTTCGGCATTACGACAAATACGTTTGGCAACAGAAAGGAAACGcgaatactttatttttattttttattttttttaaattcttttttcaataaatgtgCTACCACAATTAGCTACACTGCCGCCTTCCCATCGCTCAAGCCAAGTTAAATGCTGTGAGCACTATTGTCGCTACGGCCATCAATCGTGCCATTGGCCGTCGTGGTCATCGTCGCCCTTATTTGCTACCGAGATGCTTCTTCAATTCATCGACCGACTGCGCACAACCTTGGCTGCAGGGTGGGAAGGCAAGCCGTGTACACGTATGTATATGGATCAGAGACAGGTACCGACATGCTTTAAATGCACATTCCATGCTCATTATTTTGATGCATTTTCAGTGCTCCAGGCCATGCTCGCAATGTACCATCGCAGTTGCAACAACATTAA
This genomic interval carries:
- the Fbxl7_1 gene encoding F-box/LRR-repeat protein 7, which produces MSHQTARRAQAPTSLECPLASLGRNSSAVIDSLTGHHQPPYHHPLSSSPLDPQVYQMSRKSPDLSIDADDIIYTPSASQQGDTVDGLLNELVNIEEDAESAAAVASSLNATEQRNHTLPEMYQLPHSGSHSGGTTGGRITRHQGGRCSVPTVSSTVNGGSTRNMQYFLEKKMDALYLGNAIRALPLGSEASHFQNERYFLEDGLRNICNYNSGAERLADAHYMRHHTSSPSETSGSDRYLLNRTGSPTDAFSSSNHLENFGSTSNNTASSNLALDQRFHHTKVKSLSDGLCNIGRFSPSLDQGYATLVSPSPTGHHPNTITTHSIVHHPPPSTTTLTAVTRTRHDNVVPPPWNKKTFRSGPLFDRLPDDVVLKIFNWFDSCELCILARVCRRFDQLAWRPVLWKVISLKGEHLNGDKTLKMIFRQLCGQTCNGSCPEVERVMLSEGCRISDKGLQLLTRRCPELTHLQLQTCMQVTNQALMDVLTKCTNLQHLDVTGCTQVVSISTHPNLEQPRRLLLQYLDLTDCVVLDDVGLKIVVKNCPQLVYLYLRRCIKITDAGLKFVPSFCIALKELSISDCVNITDFGLYELAKLGAILRYLSVAKCDRVSDAGLKVIARRCYKLRYLNARGCEAVSDDSITVLAHSCPRLRALDIGKCDVSDAGLRALAESCPNLKKLSLRNCDMITDRGVQCIAYYCRGLQQLNIQDCQISIEGYRAVKKYCKRCVIEHTNPGFC